In the genome of Planctomycetota bacterium, the window GCGGCCGTGCGACCTGAGCCATTCGGCGAGCAGGCGCGCCTGGGTGGTCGTGCCCGCGCCGTCTATGCCTTCGAGGACGATGAAGAGGCCGATGGGCATGGCTGTTCTCAGCAAGGCCAGTGGCCGGAAGCAGAAGGGATGATTGGATGGGTGGATGGTTGGATGATTGCCTGACACCCATCCAGTCATCCAGCCATCCATTCACCCCCCACAAGGAACCTGAGCTGGCCGTAAGCGGGACGCTCGCGGCTCCGTCAGAAGCGTCAGATTTCGAGGTCGCCGTGCTTCTTGATATGGGCGACGAGGCCGCCCTCGTCGAGAATCTTGCGCATGACGGGCGGCAGCGGGGTGAAGGGAATGGTGACGCCCTTCGTGAGGTTGCGCACCTGGCCCGCCGCGAGGTCCACCTCCAGCTCGTCGCCCTCGGCGATCTGGTCGGTGTCGCACTGGATCAGCGGGAGGCCGATGTTGATGCCATTGCGGAAGAAGATGCGGGCGAAGCTCTTGGCCAGCACGGCGCCCACGCCGGCCAGCTTGATGATGGTGGGGGCGTGCTCGCGGCTGGAGCCCTGGCCGAAGTTGCTGCCCGCCACCACGAAGTCGCCCCTGGCCACCTTGCCGGCGAAGTCGGCCCGCGCGTCCTCCAGCACGTGCTTGGCCAGCTCGGGGAGGTTGGACCTCAGGTGGAACAACCGCCCCGGGGCGATGTGGTCGGTGCTGATGCCGTCGCCAAACTTCCAGGCCTTGCCACGAATCACTGCCATTGTGCCTCCATTCAAGCGAGAGGATGGCGGGGGAGGAAGCCCTTTTCGTGAAAAGGGCTTCCTGCCCCCCACCCCCTCTTGTCCAGAAGCTTCTGCATTGGGGCGGGGCCAGCCGCCGCCCCAGCGTGAAGTTCCTCGGAGAGGGGTGTGGGGAGCACCGTTCTCTCAAGAAAGGTGCTCCCCACATTCTCCCTCACAGATATCGCCTCGGGTCGGCGATCCTGCCTTCAATCGCCGTCGCCGCGGCCACGGCGGGCGAGGCGAGGTAGATGAGGCCCTTGGGGTTGCCCATGCGGCCTTCGAAGTTGCGGTTCTGGGTGGAGACGCACACCTCGCCGTCGCCGAGGATGCCGTCGTGCACGCCCACGCAGGCGCCGCAGCCGGGCGCGGTCATGGTGCCTCCGGCCTCGACGAGGGCGGCGAACGTGCCGTCGCCAATGCCCTGCTTGAGGATCTGCCGCGAGCCGGGCGTGAGGAGCAGCCGCACGTTGGGGTGCACCCGGCGGCCCTTGAGGATCGAGGCGGCGATGTGGAAGTCGCTCAGCCGGCCGTTGGTGCAGGTGCCGATGAGCACCTGGTCCACCCGCACGTCGGCCAGCTCGCCCACGGTCTTCGTGTTGTCGGGCTGGTGCGGGCACGACAGGGTCGGCTCGAGGCGGCTCACGTCGAAGTCGAGCGTGTTCTCGTAGACGGCATCGGGGTCGGCGGCGAGGGGCCTGAACTTGCCGCCGCGGCCGCGGGCCGCCAGGAACTGGCGGGTCACGTCGTCGGACGGGAAGAGGCCGGCCTTCGCGCCACACTCGACGACAATGTTGGCGATGGTGAGGCGGCTGTCCATTGGCATGGCCGCGACGGCGTCGCCGGTGAACTCGAGGGCCTTGTAGTTGGCCCCCTCGGTGCCGATGGTGCCGATGAGGTGGAGCATGAAGTCCTTGGCGTAGACGCCTTTGGGGAACTTGCCCCGCACCACCACCTTCCAGGCCCGGGGCACTCGGAGCCAGGTCTTGGCGAAGGCGAAGGCCACGGCGATGTCGGTGGAGCCCATGCCGGTGGTGAAGGCGCCGAGCGCGCCGCCGGTGCACGAGTGGGAGTCGGCGCCCACGGCCAGCTCGCCGGGGCTGAGGTAGTTTTCGGTGGCGAGCACGTGGCACACGCCCTCCCCCACGTCGGAGAGGATGGCGCCCGTGCGCTGGGCGAACCGGCGGAGCGTGAGGTGGTCGTTCGACAGCTCGCGTCGCGGGCTGGGCGAGGCGTGGTCAATGAAGAGGATGCAGCGGTCGGGGCGGGCGGGCTTCTCGACGCCCAGCTCAGCCATCTGGCGGACGGTGAGCGGCCCCGTGCCGTCCTGCACGTAGGCCCAGTCCACCCGGGCCACGATGAAGTCGTCGGGCGCCACGTCGTGCCCCGCGTGTTCGCCGAGGATTTTCTCGGTGAGGGTCTTCCCCATCCGGCGGTCTCCTGAAATCGGGTTGAGGCCGCATGCTACCGAAACGGGCGGCGCGCGTCAAGCGCGCCGCCGCTCGCATCGCATCGGTCCTGTCGGTTCTATCGGTCCTGTCTTCTCCGCAGCGTGAGGAGGGTCACCTCGGGGCGGGCCAGGAAGCGGATGGGCACGTAGAGGGTGCCGATGCCGCGGCTGACGATCATCTGGGTGCGGCCCTCGGTGAAATGCCCGGCCACGTAGCGGCGCTCCTCGGGCGGCTTGACGAGGAGCGAGACGTCGAACGGCAGCCGCACCTGGGCGCCGTGGGTGTCGCCGGCCAGCACCAGGTCAATCCCCTCCGCGCTCGCCTTGCGCAGGAAGTCGGGCACGTGGGCGAGCAGGATGCGGAACACGTCGCCCCGGTTGACGGCGTCGCACACGAAGGGCCCGGGCCGGTCG includes:
- a CDS encoding 3-isopropylmalate dehydratase large subunit is translated as MGKTLTEKILGEHAGHDVAPDDFIVARVDWAYVQDGTGPLTVRQMAELGVEKPARPDRCILFIDHASPSPRRELSNDHLTLRRFAQRTGAILSDVGEGVCHVLATENYLSPGELAVGADSHSCTGGALGAFTTGMGSTDIAVAFAFAKTWLRVPRAWKVVVRGKFPKGVYAKDFMLHLIGTIGTEGANYKALEFTGDAVAAMPMDSRLTIANIVVECGAKAGLFPSDDVTRQFLAARGRGGKFRPLAADPDAVYENTLDFDVSRLEPTLSCPHQPDNTKTVGELADVRVDQVLIGTCTNGRLSDFHIAASILKGRRVHPNVRLLLTPGSRQILKQGIGDGTFAALVEAGGTMTAPGCGACVGVHDGILGDGEVCVSTQNRNFEGRMGNPKGLIYLASPAVAAATAIEGRIADPRRYL
- a CDS encoding 3-isopropylmalate dehydratase small subunit, with the protein product MIRGKAWKFGDGISTDHIAPGRLFHLRSNLPELAKHVLEDARADFAGKVARGDFVVAGSNFGQGSSREHAPTIIKLAGVGAVLAKSFARIFFRNGINIGLPLIQCDTDQIAEGDELEVDLAAGQVRNLTKGVTIPFTPLPPVMRKILDEGGLVAHIKKHGDLEI